One region of Culex pipiens pallens isolate TS chromosome 2, TS_CPP_V2, whole genome shotgun sequence genomic DNA includes:
- the LOC120417288 gene encoding V-type proton ATPase subunit H isoform X2 — MSDVQDLMSLPDDKIDMIAATSVLQQQAGDIRQNKPNWAPYVQSQMISQEDYNCVSALDKDKKSQAQYLHENPGQCAKTFLNLLSHVSKDQTIQYILVMIDDLLQEDRTRVQIFHEYAIKRKESVWAPFLNLLNRQDGFIVNMASRVVGKLACWGQELMPKSDLHFYLQWLKDQLTVANNEYIQSVGRCLQMMLRVDEYRFAFVTVDGISTLISILSSRVNFQVQYQLVFCLWVLTFNPLLAEKMNKFNVIPILADILSDSAKEKVTRIILAVFRNMIEKPEDAQVAKEHCIAMVQCKVMKQLQILEQRRFDDEDISADLEFLIEKLQSSVQDLSSFDEYATEVKSARLEWSPVHKSAKFWRENAQRLNEKNYELLRILVHLLETSKDALVLSVASYDIGEYVRHYPRGKHVIEQLGGKQLVMQLLGHDDPNVRYEALLAVQKLMVHNWEYLGKQLEKESEKGAQSGAAISGKA; from the exons ATGTCCGACGTGCAGGATCTGATGTCCCTTCCGGACGACAAAATTG ATATGATTGCGGCGACGAGCGTGCTCCAGCAGCAGGCCGGGGACATCCGCCAGAACAAGCCCAACTGGGCGCCGTACGTGCA GTCGCAGATGATTTCGCAAGAGGATTACAACTGCGTCAGCGCCCTGGACAAGGACAAGAAGAGCCAGGCGCAGTATCTGCATGAAAATCCCGGCCAGTGCGCCAAGACGTTCCTGAATTTGCTGTCGCACGTCTCGAAGGACCAGACGATCCAGTACATCCTGGTGATGATTGACGATCTGCTGCAGGAGGACCGCACGCGCGTCCAGATCTTCCACGAGTATGCCATCAAGCGCAAGGAGAGCGTGTGGGCACCGTTCCTGAACCTGCTGAACCGCCAGGACGGGTTCATCGTCAACATGGCGTCGCGCGTCGTCGGAAAGCTGGCCTGCTGGGGCCAGGAGCTGATGCCCAAGTCGGATTTGCACTTTTATCTGCAGTGGCTCAAGGATCAACTGACCGTGGCC AATAACGAGTACATCCAGTCGGTGGGTCGCTGCCTGCAGATGATGCTGCGCGTGGACGAGTACCGCTTCGCGTTCGTCACCGTCGACGGAATCAGCACGCTGATTAGCATCCTGTCGTCGCGGGTCAACTTCCAG GTCCAATACCAGCTGGTGTTCTGCCTGTGGGTGCTGACGTTCAACCCGCTGCTGGCGGAGAAGATGAACAAGTTCAACGTGATCCCGATCCTGGCGGACATCCTGAGCGACAGCGCCAAGGAGAAGGTCACGCGCATTATCCTGGCCGTGTTCCGCAACATGATCGAGAAGCCGGAGGACGCGCAGGTCGCCAAGGAGCACTGCATCGCGATGGTCCAGTGCAAGGTGATGAAGCAGCTGCAGATCCTGGAGCAGCGCCGCTTCGACGACGAGGACATCAGCGCGGATTTGGAGTTTTTGATCGAGAAGCTGCAGAGCTCGGTGCAGGACCTGAGCTCGTTCGACGAGTACGCAACCGAGGTCAAGAGCGCCCGGCTGGAGTGGTCTCCGGTGCACAAGTCGGCCAAGTTCTGGCGCGAGAACGCCCAGCGTTTGAACGAGAAGAACTACGAGCTGTTGCGCATTCTGGTGCACCTGCTGGAGACGTCCAAGGACGCGCTGGTGCTGTCGGTTGCGAGCTACGACATTGGCGAGTACGTGCGCCACTACCCGAGAGGAAAGCA CGTCATCGAGCAGCTTGGAGGCAAACAGCTGGTGATGCAGCTGCTCGGTCACGATGACCCGAACGTGCGCTACGAGGCCCTGCTGGCCGTGCAGAAGCTGATGGTCCACAACTG GGAATATCTCGGCAAGCAGCTGGAGAAGGAGAGCGAGAAGGGAGCGCAAAGCGGAGCCGCCATCAGCGGAAAGGCCTAA
- the LOC120417288 gene encoding V-type proton ATPase subunit H isoform X1: protein MSDVQDLMSLPDDKIDMIAATSVLQQQAGDIRQNKPNWAPYVQSQMISQEDYNCVSALDKDKKSQAQYLHENPGQCAKTFLNLLSHVSKDQTIQYILVMIDDLLQEDRTRVQIFHEYAIKRKESVWAPFLNLLNRQDGFIVNMASRVVGKLACWGQELMPKSDLHFYLQWLKDQLTVAGRKLSQEMLEADKKRAEESAAAHLAHSHGHHAHHGGSTAESHNQHHHHHQIAEKYREISSAIDEPRQRTDGDGSLHVSLTNNEYIQSVGRCLQMMLRVDEYRFAFVTVDGISTLISILSSRVNFQVQYQLVFCLWVLTFNPLLAEKMNKFNVIPILADILSDSAKEKVTRIILAVFRNMIEKPEDAQVAKEHCIAMVQCKVMKQLQILEQRRFDDEDISADLEFLIEKLQSSVQDLSSFDEYATEVKSARLEWSPVHKSAKFWRENAQRLNEKNYELLRILVHLLETSKDALVLSVASYDIGEYVRHYPRGKHVIEQLGGKQLVMQLLGHDDPNVRYEALLAVQKLMVHNWEYLGKQLEKESEKGAQSGAAISGKA, encoded by the exons ATGTCCGACGTGCAGGATCTGATGTCCCTTCCGGACGACAAAATTG ATATGATTGCGGCGACGAGCGTGCTCCAGCAGCAGGCCGGGGACATCCGCCAGAACAAGCCCAACTGGGCGCCGTACGTGCA GTCGCAGATGATTTCGCAAGAGGATTACAACTGCGTCAGCGCCCTGGACAAGGACAAGAAGAGCCAGGCGCAGTATCTGCATGAAAATCCCGGCCAGTGCGCCAAGACGTTCCTGAATTTGCTGTCGCACGTCTCGAAGGACCAGACGATCCAGTACATCCTGGTGATGATTGACGATCTGCTGCAGGAGGACCGCACGCGCGTCCAGATCTTCCACGAGTATGCCATCAAGCGCAAGGAGAGCGTGTGGGCACCGTTCCTGAACCTGCTGAACCGCCAGGACGGGTTCATCGTCAACATGGCGTCGCGCGTCGTCGGAAAGCTGGCCTGCTGGGGCCAGGAGCTGATGCCCAAGTCGGATTTGCACTTTTATCTGCAGTGGCTCAAGGATCAACTGACCGTGGCC GGTCGTAAGCTGTCGCAAGAGATGCTCGAGGCGGACAAGAAGCGGGCCGAAGAGTCCGCGGCCGCCCATCTGGCGCACTCCCACGGACATCACGCTCATCACGGCGGCAGCACGGCCGAGTCCCACAACCAGCATCATCACCACCATCAGATTGCGGAAAAGTACCGCGAGATTTCCAGTGCCATCGACGAGCCACGCCAGCGCACTGACGGGGACGGTTCGCTCCACGTCTCGCTAACG AATAACGAGTACATCCAGTCGGTGGGTCGCTGCCTGCAGATGATGCTGCGCGTGGACGAGTACCGCTTCGCGTTCGTCACCGTCGACGGAATCAGCACGCTGATTAGCATCCTGTCGTCGCGGGTCAACTTCCAG GTCCAATACCAGCTGGTGTTCTGCCTGTGGGTGCTGACGTTCAACCCGCTGCTGGCGGAGAAGATGAACAAGTTCAACGTGATCCCGATCCTGGCGGACATCCTGAGCGACAGCGCCAAGGAGAAGGTCACGCGCATTATCCTGGCCGTGTTCCGCAACATGATCGAGAAGCCGGAGGACGCGCAGGTCGCCAAGGAGCACTGCATCGCGATGGTCCAGTGCAAGGTGATGAAGCAGCTGCAGATCCTGGAGCAGCGCCGCTTCGACGACGAGGACATCAGCGCGGATTTGGAGTTTTTGATCGAGAAGCTGCAGAGCTCGGTGCAGGACCTGAGCTCGTTCGACGAGTACGCAACCGAGGTCAAGAGCGCCCGGCTGGAGTGGTCTCCGGTGCACAAGTCGGCCAAGTTCTGGCGCGAGAACGCCCAGCGTTTGAACGAGAAGAACTACGAGCTGTTGCGCATTCTGGTGCACCTGCTGGAGACGTCCAAGGACGCGCTGGTGCTGTCGGTTGCGAGCTACGACATTGGCGAGTACGTGCGCCACTACCCGAGAGGAAAGCA CGTCATCGAGCAGCTTGGAGGCAAACAGCTGGTGATGCAGCTGCTCGGTCACGATGACCCGAACGTGCGCTACGAGGCCCTGCTGGCCGTGCAGAAGCTGATGGTCCACAACTG GGAATATCTCGGCAAGCAGCTGGAGAAGGAGAGCGAGAAGGGAGCGCAAAGCGGAGCCGCCATCAGCGGAAAGGCCTAA
- the LOC120417289 gene encoding 39S ribosomal protein L4, mitochondrial, producing MFQILRKSAGNLCALRVQLIGASSSGQCRALTQQQQQVIELPEVRPPRAVWIENLDTVEERKLAIQELSNEVFGATPRIDIVHQNVEWQRKYRYVSFAHAKTRNEVRGGGRKPWPQKGLGKARHGSIRSPLWRGGGIAHGPRSPTTHFYMLPFFNRVLGLVSTLSIKLAQDDLHIVDSLDIPTDDPQFLRDLVQERAWGPSVLFVDSSDLMPRNITAGTESIDHVNLMPVYGLNVYSMLKHNTLVLTREAAEEIEAKLSEQLHRNDARSLMTKFKVDR from the coding sequence atgttccaaattttacgaaaaagtgcCGGGAATCTGTGCGCGTTGCGCGTCCAGCTCATCGGAGCATCGTCGTCCGGCCAATGCAGGGCTCTTacccagcagcaacagcaggtgATTGAACTGCCGGAGGTTCGTCCGCCGCGTGCGGTTTGGATCGAGAATCTGGACACGGTGGAGGAGCGCAAGTTGGCCATTCAGGAGCTGAGCAACGAGGTGTTTGGGGCCACCCCGCGGATAGACATTGTCCACCAGAACGTCGAGTGGCAGCGCAAGTACCGGTATGTAAGCTTTGCCCATGCTAAGACGCGGAATGAGGTTCGGGGAGGTGGTCGGAAGCCGTGGCCTCAGAAGGGTCTGGGAAAGGCGCGGCATGGGTCGATCCGGTCGCCGCTGTGGCGCGGAGGTGGCATTGCGCACGGACCACGTTCGCCGACGACGCACTTTTACATGCTGCCGTTCTTCAACCGGGTTTTGGGGCTGGTGTCGACGCTTTCGATAAAGCTGGCCCAGGACGATCTGCACATCGTGGACAGTTTGGACATTCCGACCGACGATCCGCAGTTTTTGCGGGATCTGGTGCAGGAACGGGCGTGGGGACCGTCGGTGCTGTTTGTGGACAGTTCTGACTTGATGCCGAGGAACATTACGGCCGGAACGGAATCGATTGACCACGTGAACCTGATGCCGGTGTACGGGTTGAACGTGTACTCGATGCTGAAGCACAACACGCTGGTGCTGACGCGGGAGGCCGCCGAGGAGATTGAGGCCAAGCTTAGTGAACAGCTGCACCGCAACGATGCCCGGTCGTTGATGACCAAGTTTAAGGTTGATCGGTAG
- the LOC120417309 gene encoding uncharacterized protein LOC120417309 codes for MTTYRKNSLVVDMNVLPVAPDIDKIKAFLTKDVQLDFSAVRNLQWNISRSQVIIETATSQLAYMISQEHNMKHSIAHQNKKYFIPIFVEDGATEVKVHDLPPQMPNHLIASHLQQYGDVISIRDEVWKDFFPGIPNGVRVVRMKIVAPIPSFLEIEKETAYIKHNHQIKTCRYCSSKLHTGQKCNTAKMKNTNTSNTPLDAEQQKNPTENHSRKKQLSTISRPPNSASTPASKKKIHTK; via the coding sequence ATGACGACCTACCGCAAGAATTCGCTGGTTGTGGACATGAACGTCCTGCCAGTAGCTCCAGATATCGACAAAATCAAAGCATTCCTCACAAAGGACGTTCAGCTGGATTTTTCTGCTGTACGTAACCTGCAATGGAACATCTCCAGGAGCCAAGTGATCATCGAGACCGCAACATCCCAGCTAGCCTACATGATTTCTCAGGAACACAACATGAAACACAGCATAGCACACCAGAACAAAAAGTACTTCATCCCCATTTTTGTGGAAGACGGTGCCACAGAGGTAAAAGTGCACGATTTACCACCACAAATGCCCAACCATCTGATAGCATCTCATCTCCAGCAATATGGAGATGTGATATCAATCCGTGATGAAGTGTGGAAGGATTTCTTTCCCGGCATCCCAAACGGTGTGAGGGTTGTGCGGATGAAAATCGTGGCACCGATACCttcttttttggaaattgaaaaagaaacaGCGTACATAAAGCACAATCACCAAATCAAAACATGCCGATACTGTTCCAGCAAATTGCACACGGGACAAAAATGTAACACTGCAAAGATGAAGAACACCAATACCAGCAACACACCACTAGACGCAGAACAACAAAAGAATCCAACCGAAAACCACTCCCGCAAGAAACAATTGAGCACGATAAGCAGACCTCCAAACTCGGCATCGACACCAGCATCGAAGAAGAAAATCCACACCAAATAA